A single Mustela lutreola isolate mMusLut2 chromosome X, mMusLut2.pri, whole genome shotgun sequence DNA region contains:
- the PAGE4 gene encoding P antigen family member 4, with product MSARVRSKSRGKGDGKKSSKLDEPGVAKQPGKKTPQKKEPPTEDPEIEPGQEREEGACGVQEPELEAESQEKEKGLEKTGGESGDGPDVKGKTTPDLAFAKVQEAGDGQS from the exons ATGAGTGCTCGAGTAAGATCAAAATCTAGAGGAAAGGGAGATGGAAAAAAATCTTCTAAGCTGGATGAACCTGGAGTT GCTAAGCAACCAGGtaaaaaaacacctcaaaaaaAGGAACCACCTACTGAGGATCCAGAGATTGAGCCTGgacaagagagagaagaaggagcatGTGGGGTTCAAG aaccTGAACTGGAAGCTGAaagccaggaaaaggaaaagggtcTGGAAAAGACTGGAGGTGAGAGTGGAGATGGCCCTGATGTGAAAGGGAAGACTACACCTGATCTAGCATTTGCTAAAGTTCAAGAAGCAG GTGATGGACAGTCGTAa